A DNA window from Phycisphaerales bacterium AB-hyl4 contains the following coding sequences:
- a CDS encoding type II secretion system protein — MSGICTLRRLQGPAFTLIELLVVISIIAILIAILLPALQAARGAAQSAVCMSNLRQMTLGTLMYAEDNQRQKPHFASEHGHPGPWLTYEGGYITTSIMHCPSILQSAPEDFDVQMRETYGIPHHHNAGFRDPNVQQEVQDLLVNHYTPSGAGILLRTIDLNRLEQLQDASRFMFFVDTVNAASGRQSYQWSRNTFDSGFFYRGIHLRHGGAANAAFHDGRAESMTPDRLLRFRRINVNLFSVRDDSLNIVVLP; from the coding sequence ATGTCTGGCATCTGCACGTTACGCCGTTTACAGGGGCCGGCGTTTACATTAATCGAGCTTCTCGTCGTCATATCAATCATTGCGATTCTTATCGCCATTCTACTGCCAGCGTTGCAGGCGGCCCGCGGTGCGGCACAATCCGCGGTCTGCATGAGCAACCTACGACAGATGACGCTTGGCACGTTGATGTACGCGGAAGACAATCAGAGACAAAAGCCTCACTTCGCCAGCGAGCACGGACATCCCGGGCCGTGGCTGACCTATGAAGGCGGCTATATCACAACCTCCATCATGCATTGCCCGTCAATCCTTCAAAGCGCCCCTGAGGATTTCGACGTACAGATGCGGGAAACGTACGGCATTCCGCACCATCACAATGCCGGCTTTCGCGACCCGAATGTTCAGCAGGAAGTGCAGGATCTGCTGGTCAATCATTACACCCCGAGTGGTGCAGGCATCTTGTTACGAACCATTGACTTGAACAGACTTGAGCAACTGCAGGATGCAAGCCGATTCATGTTCTTTGTTGACACGGTCAATGCTGCTTCCGGTCGACAGTCTTACCAGTGGTCGCGAAACACCTTTGATTCCGGATTCTTTTACCGTGGCATTCACCTTCGGCACGGTGGTGCCGCGAATGCGGCATTTCACGACGGTCGGGCTGAAAGCATGACGCCGGATCGCCTCTTGAGGTTCAGGCGAATCAACGTCAACTTGTTCAGCGTCCGGGACGACTCACTGAATATTGTTGTCCTGCCTTAA